A section of the marine bacterium B5-7 genome encodes:
- a CDS encoding penicillin-binding protein activator: MKPWIALSCSALLLLACSKKKPVPTPDGLVTPDTVVVTPAPTLAQDTSMELQLAQSALDNERPGEVRHIIANLDTQQFSQAQQITAAELSAQAYIRLRNVHASLQQRMLLQTLLKDTTEQQDNARTIWQTLSNQSLAALQTMQKQSGDTSLQAWVELNIAVRTHRQQAYQLLTALKTWQQQYPKHPANQLLAKNLELPWQTPHHIALLLPVTGPLKQAGQAIRDGFLSQTYQLPADQRPTIDVLDTHDNNISALYQQAVTQNAQFVIGPLQKSALHDLLQQDDFPVPVLALNDSTDGLPTNVYGLALSPTQEAQQLTDKLRQKGIQRVVVIYPQGDWGDRVGGTILNAWQQDGEKVIAAWQFKPHANFNAMTAHLLLVDASQKRHAKLKKQLHLKNLGFVPRRRQDIQAIAMIASPKVARQILPYLRYYYAKDIPVYATSYAYSGRQHAGELRDLNGLHFCDIPWMVTKRYAKDRQQLQSIWPSVYDNFPRLFALGEDAYHLTVGDGLLQLRLMPELGIAAATGRLTLTDQSIHRTLTWARVRRGEIHA, from the coding sequence ATGAAACCATGGATTGCACTGAGTTGCTCAGCATTACTACTACTCGCTTGTAGTAAGAAAAAGCCCGTACCAACCCCAGATGGCCTTGTTACGCCGGATACCGTCGTCGTCACACCTGCGCCCACTCTCGCGCAAGATACCAGCATGGAATTACAGTTAGCGCAGTCTGCGCTTGATAACGAGCGCCCGGGTGAAGTGCGTCATATCATCGCCAACTTAGACACGCAACAATTTTCACAAGCACAACAAATTACGGCGGCAGAACTTTCCGCACAAGCTTACATTAGACTTCGCAACGTCCACGCCAGCCTGCAACAACGCATGCTATTACAAACATTACTGAAAGACACAACAGAACAACAAGACAATGCGCGCACGATTTGGCAGACGCTGTCCAATCAATCGCTCGCTGCTTTACAAACAATGCAGAAACAATCAGGCGATACCAGCCTGCAGGCATGGGTTGAATTAAATATCGCTGTGCGCACACATCGACAACAAGCGTATCAACTGCTCACTGCACTAAAAACCTGGCAGCAACAATACCCAAAACATCCAGCCAATCAATTGCTCGCCAAAAATTTAGAACTCCCCTGGCAAACACCTCATCATATTGCGCTATTGCTACCCGTGACTGGCCCCTTAAAACAAGCCGGACAAGCCATACGCGATGGTTTCTTATCGCAAACTTATCAGCTGCCAGCGGATCAACGTCCGACCATTGATGTATTAGACACGCACGACAACAACATCAGCGCGTTGTATCAACAAGCAGTCACTCAGAATGCACAATTTGTCATTGGGCCATTACAAAAATCAGCCTTACATGACTTACTCCAACAAGATGATTTCCCTGTGCCTGTGCTTGCACTTAATGACAGCACAGATGGACTCCCCACTAACGTATATGGTTTAGCACTCTCTCCCACGCAAGAGGCACAACAACTTACCGATAAACTGCGACAAAAAGGCATTCAGCGTGTCGTGGTCATCTACCCACAAGGTGATTGGGGCGATCGTGTAGGCGGTACGATTTTAAATGCTTGGCAACAAGATGGCGAGAAGGTCATTGCCGCATGGCAATTTAAACCACACGCTAATTTTAATGCGATGACGGCGCACTTACTATTAGTTGATGCATCGCAAAAGAGACACGCGAAACTCAAAAAACAGTTACACTTAAAAAATCTAGGCTTTGTCCCGCGCCGTAGACAAGACATTCAAGCGATTGCGATGATTGCCTCGCCGAAAGTTGCACGACAGATTCTTCCCTACCTAAGATATTACTATGCGAAAGATATTCCCGTCTATGCGACTTCCTATGCATATAGCGGTCGTCAACATGCCGGTGAATTACGCGATTTAAACGGCTTGCATTTTTGTGATATCCCCTGGATGGTCACAAAACGTTACGCGAAAGATCGCCAGCAATTACAATCCATTTGGCCCTCCGTCTACGACAATTTTCCGCGCCTATTTGCGCTGGGCGAAGATGCCTATCATTTAACGGTCGGTGATGGTCTATTACAACTACGATTAATGCCTGAACTCGGCATTGCTGCTGCGACCGGTCGACTCACACTGACTGATCAAAGCATTCACCGTACACTGACTTGGGCACGTGTCCGTCGCGGAGAAATACACGCATGA
- a CDS encoding UPF0102 protein: MTSPTQARGFQAEDWAARFLQQQGLSLMQRNYRCRLGEIDLIMQDQPDELVFVEVRYRKQAQHGDASESVTPTKQRRLILAAEHFLLKNPQYTDRYTRFDVLGLNGQSAKPDWIKNAFCVE; this comes from the coding sequence ATGACCTCCCCAACGCAAGCACGTGGTTTTCAGGCAGAAGACTGGGCCGCACGTTTTTTGCAGCAACAAGGTTTAAGCTTAATGCAGCGAAATTATCGCTGCCGACTTGGCGAAATCGATTTAATCATGCAAGACCAACCCGATGAATTAGTCTTCGTTGAAGTGCGCTACCGAAAACAAGCGCAACATGGTGATGCCAGTGAATCCGTCACACCCACCAAACAACGCCGTCTCATCTTGGCAGCTGAGCATTTTTTGTTAAAAAATCCACAGTATACTGATCGATATACGCGCTTTGACGTGCTGGGATTAAATGGACAGTCTGCCAAGCCTGACTGGATAAAAAATGCGTTTTGTGTAGAATGA
- the gmhA gene encoding phosphoheptose isomerase — protein MEMIDQIKQHFKDSVATKQTAMEPMAPLIAHAGGMLVQALLDDGKVLSCGNGGSACDALHFSSELLNRFERERPALPAIALTADVATLTSISNDYHYDEVFAKQIRALGQANDVLLAITTSGNSQNILEAIKSAHDRQIKVILMTGREGGEAVSLLFPDDIALIVPAQSTARIQETHLLIIHCLCDFIDRQLFGGNAP, from the coding sequence ATGGAAATGATAGACCAAATCAAGCAACATTTTAAAGATAGCGTTGCCACCAAACAAACCGCGATGGAACCGATGGCGCCACTGATTGCCCATGCAGGCGGCATGTTGGTTCAAGCATTATTGGACGATGGCAAAGTATTAAGTTGTGGTAACGGCGGCTCCGCCTGTGATGCACTACACTTTAGCTCAGAATTACTGAATCGTTTTGAACGTGAACGCCCAGCACTACCCGCCATCGCGCTCACGGCCGATGTAGCAACACTTACATCCATTAGTAACGACTACCATTACGACGAAGTCTTTGCCAAACAAATTCGAGCACTGGGACAAGCTAACGATGTTCTCCTGGCCATTACCACCAGCGGTAATTCACAAAATATTTTAGAAGCAATCAAATCAGCGCACGATCGTCAAATTAAAGTGATTCTCATGACCGGTCGTGAAGGTGGCGAAGCTGTTTCCCTACTTTTCCCCGACGATATTGCATTAATCGTGCCGGCACAATCTACCGCCCGCATTCAAGAAACCCATTTATTGATTATTCATTGCCTGTGCGATTTCATCGACAGACAATTATTTGGAGGAAATGCCCCATGA
- a CDS encoding phospholipid-binding protein codes for MKTSLLCRLLLPITFAAGLTGCFGPFVAGASVGAAGTAVVYDRRSIDTIKQDQTVAYNIENKLYADDTPTKEAHIGAYAYNGVVLLAGQAPDQAAKKYATQIAQKTENVRRVYNEVVIGPNSDTSTRANDSWITTKIKTELLAQKHLKSGQFKVITESGVVFIVGKASHEQADMAATIASRVSGVTRVVKIIEYMKTTVTPPKEAPLPGDDTTN; via the coding sequence ATGAAAACTTCATTACTTTGCCGTTTGCTTTTACCTATCACCTTTGCCGCTGGTTTAACCGGTTGTTTTGGACCATTTGTTGCAGGCGCCAGTGTCGGTGCTGCAGGTACCGCTGTTGTCTATGACCGACGTTCCATCGACACAATCAAACAAGATCAAACGGTCGCTTATAACATTGAAAATAAACTGTATGCAGATGATACCCCCACCAAAGAAGCACACATCGGCGCTTATGCCTACAATGGTGTTGTTTTGTTAGCTGGGCAAGCACCCGACCAAGCCGCAAAAAAATATGCCACGCAAATTGCTCAAAAAACCGAAAACGTCCGACGTGTCTACAACGAAGTTGTTATTGGCCCTAATAGCGACACCAGCACACGCGCCAACGATTCTTGGATTACAACCAAAATCAAAACAGAATTGCTTGCACAAAAACACTTGAAGTCAGGCCAGTTCAAAGTCATCACCGAAAGTGGCGTTGTTTTTATTGTGGGTAAAGCATCACATGAACAAGCAGATATGGCCGCAACGATTGCCAGCCGTGTATCCGGCGTGACGCGTGTTGTAAAAATCATTGAATACATGAAAACGACAGTGACACCACCCAAAGAAGCACCGCTCCCTGGTGATGACACAACAAACTAA
- a CDS encoding phospholipid-binding protein: protein MSAAWSGTKLAYDHYNLNQQITDYQVVHSAYNYMSQDPLLQKDSNINVSTLNNVLLLTGQVSSKEAKQHASTITRRIPHVRYVVNDLAVEQPVSPAQQMRDSMITTKIKTHLFAKGNIDHSSIKIVTEDNVVYLMGIVRPKEGDIIAHLAAKTNGVKKVVKLFEYIGIKRPVAR from the coding sequence GTGTCTGCCGCATGGAGCGGCACTAAGCTTGCCTACGATCACTACAACCTCAATCAACAAATCACAGACTATCAAGTTGTTCACAGCGCTTATAATTATATGAGTCAAGATCCCTTGCTACAAAAAGACAGCAACATCAACGTATCGACATTAAACAATGTATTATTGCTAACTGGGCAAGTAAGTTCGAAAGAAGCGAAACAACATGCCAGCACAATCACCCGCCGTATTCCGCATGTACGCTATGTCGTCAACGATCTAGCCGTTGAACAACCCGTTTCTCCTGCGCAACAAATGCGTGACAGCATGATCACAACGAAAATCAAGACGCACTTATTTGCCAAAGGTAATATCGATCACAGCAGCATAAAAATTGTCACAGAAGATAATGTGGTCTATCTCATGGGCATTGTTCGCCCCAAAGAAGGCGATATCATTGCGCACTTGGCCGCAAAAACAAACGGCGTAAAAAAAGTCGTCAAGTTATTTGAATACATCGGCATCAAACGTCCGGTGGCAAGATGA
- the dld gene encoding lactate dehydrogenase: protein MIETLEKALCDSQLLTSPEDCIAYDSDTSSFKQRPQAVVLAGSHDDVVRTVQFCRTHHIPLTARGYGTGTPGGAVPARDGIVIAFDRMHDILDYAPSDRYITVQPGCLNQAVQDHVKPNHLRWAPDPGSADKSSVGGNLAYNAAGPCAVKYGACRENVLRLKAVTGTGDTIETGSFTTKHAVGYDLTRLLIGSEGTLALITEATLKLIPLPAEKRSVRLEYADIHHAAAAIEALLNLSNAPCALEFMDEKTLGLLREYSDVSVAADVKAMLLVSVEDEKHRLDEALNAVNKAANNTGLLRTQISASEKDEKNLWQARRALSPCLPNVAPKKINEDVVVPVSKIPALVAGIEQLAEKFQLIIISFGHAGNGNLHVNLMVHPDDADEMTRATQCLDALFDLVLSLKGSLSGEHGVGLAKRPFISREIDPVTLSLMHQIKRVFDPDHILNPGKAI, encoded by the coding sequence ATGATAGAAACACTCGAGAAGGCCCTCTGCGACTCGCAGCTACTCACCTCGCCTGAAGATTGCATCGCTTACGATAGTGACACCAGCAGCTTTAAACAGCGCCCTCAAGCGGTGGTATTAGCTGGTTCGCATGATGATGTCGTGCGTACCGTACAATTTTGTCGTACACATCACATCCCGCTCACTGCACGCGGTTATGGTACCGGCACACCGGGTGGCGCTGTGCCCGCACGCGATGGCATCGTCATCGCCTTTGATCGCATGCATGACATTCTCGACTATGCACCAAGCGATCGTTACATCACCGTACAACCCGGCTGCTTGAACCAAGCCGTGCAAGATCATGTGAAGCCCAATCATTTACGCTGGGCCCCCGATCCGGGCAGTGCCGACAAAAGCAGTGTCGGTGGTAACCTCGCTTATAATGCTGCTGGCCCTTGTGCAGTAAAATATGGTGCCTGCCGTGAAAATGTTTTACGCTTGAAAGCCGTGACTGGCACCGGTGACACCATAGAGACCGGCAGTTTTACCACAAAACATGCCGTCGGTTATGATTTAACGCGCTTACTGATTGGCAGCGAAGGTACTTTAGCCTTAATCACTGAAGCGACCTTAAAACTCATCCCCCTGCCAGCTGAAAAACGCAGCGTACGCTTGGAATATGCCGACATCCATCATGCTGCTGCAGCCATCGAAGCACTTTTAAATCTATCCAATGCGCCTTGCGCGCTAGAATTCATGGATGAAAAAACCCTAGGTTTGTTACGAGAATACAGCGATGTAAGCGTTGCAGCCGATGTTAAGGCCATGCTATTAGTCTCTGTGGAAGATGAGAAACATCGCTTAGATGAAGCATTAAATGCCGTAAACAAAGCAGCGAATAATACGGGTCTATTACGCACACAAATTTCTGCTTCAGAAAAAGATGAAAAAAACTTATGGCAAGCACGTCGCGCACTCAGCCCTTGCCTACCCAATGTGGCCCCGAAAAAAATCAATGAAGATGTGGTTGTGCCCGTTTCAAAAATACCTGCCTTAGTGGCAGGCATAGAACAATTAGCCGAAAAATTTCAATTAATCATTATTAGCTTTGGGCATGCGGGCAATGGCAACCTCCATGTCAACTTGATGGTACATCCTGATGATGCAGATGAAATGACCCGTGCGACGCAGTGTTTAGATGCATTATTTGATCTGGTTTTATCCTTAAAAGGCAGCTTATCCGGCGAACATGGCGTAGGCTTAGCAAAACGACCTTTTATTTCGCGCGAGATTGATCCGGTGACCTTAAGCCTAATGCACCAAATCAAACGTGTATTTGATCCGG